A single genomic interval of Arctopsyche grandis isolate Sample6627 chromosome 8, ASM5162203v2, whole genome shotgun sequence harbors:
- the LOC143915923 gene encoding zinc finger MYM-type protein 1-like, with product MPDGTWAPRSRLLPTIFRKKPVKTVENLFQRSVVSTSDKELDITSDINSEAHDVIEPTQEKKCTTGIFQYPSRDNLKQFFAEHPFQPRLSVPNRIHHHLYMALVTTDVLARTWLCTNRQQPMCEMFINISKEKVLKQRSIVMRIIDIIKMLGKQAVSFRSHRNESAYTLDDEASNHGNFLASVQLMAKYDTIIAAHVSAVQKKSYQRMKRLKHQGKAGNKGRGGLITYLSKTTVNRLIHIMKTMIQERISHEVFEAKYYSIQVDSTQDNTIIDQFSIIIRYVHKSIVYERLLSIVPCNDGTGQGLFNLLTEKLQHLNIDPKNCISDSTDGAASYHGEYNGLQSKLANMADQHVHIWCYAHVLNLVVTETTKCCVSAVSFFNLLQNLATFINGSYKRMSVWIGVVEKQLGQEKMKRLKLIGETRWSGKSNAATTIFGHFNDPTASTFVNLLTCLSMIQDSDKFDAKTKHEATYLLQSLQKFETILTAFTYLYIFETTAPLSSYLQTNCLDMFTAWSLVDTATTKLMEQKRTFHNVHSKAFEFVTICNDMISMINMDENQTLEIDSIETALPVKRQRKKKRMADEVTNDEGNSSDPLADFRITVFNLIMDRIVQSLQSRFIHHKQLYKDLSWLDPANFKIIAEKGLDDIALDGVVKFFPLIKRGNVKLELVSFASNFDILKLLLQISESEDDSSSCKTCRTCPSCVLKILSSNRLHDKAYDNLYELYKIVSTLSVTQVQCERTFSKLKIIKNRLRNTLSEENLENFMFLSIEKQMLDDLDAEEIINRYAQASKGLKRLLIYS from the exons atgcccgatggcacgtGGGCCCCacgatct CGACTTTTACCCACGATCTTTCGAAAGAAACCAGTTAAAACCGTTGAAAATCTATTCCAAAGATCTGTCG TTTCAACTAGTGACAAGGAATTAGATATTACTTCAGACATAAATTCTGAGGCACATGATGTTATTGAACCTacacaagaaaaaaaatgtactacTGGAATATTTCAATATCCATCGCGAGACAATCTGAAACAATTTTTTGCTGAACATCCATTTCAGCCT CGTTTGAGTGTCCCAAATCGGATTCATCATCATTTGTACATGGCTTTAGTGACTACAGACGTATTAGCCAGAACTTGGCTGTGCACGAATCGACAACAACCCATGTGCGAAATGTTCATCAATATATCA aaagaaaaggTACTAAAGCAAAGAAGTATTGTCATGAGGATTATAGACATCATAAAGATGTTAGGCAAGCAAGCAGTTTCTTTTCGAAGTCACAGAAATGAATCGGCCTATACTCTGGATGATGAAGCTTCGAATCATGGTAATTTTTTGGCTTCAGTGCAGTTGATGGCAAAATATGACACCATTATAGCAGCTCACGTTTCTGCAGtgcaaaaaaagtcatatcaAAGAATGAAACGACTTAAGCACCAAGGAAAGGCGGGAAATAAAGGCCGTGGTGGACTAATTACCTACTTGAGCAAAACAACTGTTAATAGGTTAATCCATATTATGAAAACTATGATTCAAGAAAGAATTAGTCATGAAGTTTTTGAAGCAAAATATTATTCTATCCAGGTTGATTCAACACAGGATAATACAATCATCGATCAATTTAGCATCATTATTCGGTATGTGCATAAAAGCATTGTCTATGAGCGCCTACTTTCAATTGTGCCGTGTAATGATGGTACAGGACAGggactttttaatttattgactgAAAAGTTGCAACATCTTAATATTGaccctaaaaattgtatatctgaTAGCACCGATGGTGCTGCAAGCTACCATGGAGAGTATAATGGTTTGCAGAGTAAACTTGCTAACATGGCAGATCAACATGTTCATATATGGTGTTATGCCCATGTCTTAAATTTGGTAGTAACTGAAACCACAAAATGTTGTGTGTCTgcagtttctttttttaatttgcttcaAAATTTAGCAACTTTTATAAATGGATCATATAAGAGAATGTCTGTGTGGATAGGAGTTGTTGAAAAACAACTGGGGCAAGAAAAGATGAAAAGATTAAAACTAATTGGTGAAACCAGGTGGTCGGGAAAATCTAATGCAGCAACAACAATATTTGGACATTTTAATGATCCCACTGCTAGTACTTTCGTAAATCTACTTACATGCTTATCAATGATACAGGATTCAGACAAGTTTGATGCAAAAACGAAGCACGAAGCCACTTATTTACTCCAGAGTCTTCAAAAGTTTGAAACCATATTGACAGCATTTACttacttgtacatatttgaaaccaCAGCCCCCTTGTCTAGTTATTTACAAACAAATTGTTTAGATATGTTTACTGCATGGAGTTTGGTAGATACAGCAACAACAAAGTTGATGGAACAGAAAAGAACATTCCATAATGTTCACAGTAAGGCTTTCGAATTCGTAACAATATGTAATgatatgatttcaatgattaatATGGATGAAAATCAAACATTGGAAATTGATTCTATAGAAACAGCGTTGCCTGTTAAAAGACAAAGGAAGAAGAAAAGAATGGCAGATGAAGTAACTAATGATGAAGGAAATTCTTCGGATCCTCTGGCTGATTttcgaataactgtatttaaccTTATAATGGATCGCATTGTCCAATCGCTACAATCACGATTTATACATCACAAGCAGTTGTATAAAGATTTATCTTGGTTGGACccagctaattttaaaattattgcagAAAAAGGCCTTGATGATATTGCATTGGATGGTGTTGTGAAGTTCTTTCCACTAATCAAAAGAGGCAATGTAAAATTAGAATTGGTTTCATTTGCctcaaattttgatatattgaagCTATTACTTCAAATTAGTGAGAGTGAGGATGACAGCAGCAGCTGTAAAACTTGCAGAACATGTCCATCGtgcgttttaaaaattttatcgtcGAACAGACTACACGACAAAGCGTATGATAACCTATATGAATTATACAAAATCGTCTCC